One segment of Prionailurus bengalensis isolate Pbe53 chromosome E3, Fcat_Pben_1.1_paternal_pri, whole genome shotgun sequence DNA contains the following:
- the ZNF12 gene encoding zinc finger protein 12 isoform X1, which yields MRWGFLRRPLTCGRLDLRETESGYWSRSRGGLCQAHRRRRPAHVQLVQCACSRTRSAAAPLSLPVRAQVTAGRASQASASGGQGTLGLRGCTPSVRAGTQRAPSCAGRAESRAETPKREPRSPRAGPEWPGGRRRRRRALGSGPARLHPRRPGRGSRYGEAPGGRFGPREGLRPEVNLSRRLRSGSSGTAAPGGAAPAPEPSGASGQLGRSRRGLPLLSLLPMFLQEEQKMSRSVGPVSFRDVAVDFTQEEWQYLDPEQKTTYRDVMLENYSHLVSVGCHIIKPEVIIKLEQGEEPWIVEGEFLPHSYPEEVWKADDLVERVQENEGKHSRQAVSINKTPTEERGNVLGKTLNVETNPIPSRKMSYKCGSCEKSLKSISEYISSDGSYARRKPDECGACGKPFPRVKLEKTHPGDQSYEFNQSGGAYSLNEESIYQNIHILGKPFEYIECQKAFQKDPGFANHMEEKPYKWNESEIAFLQMSNLSVHQRSHMEMKPYECSACGKSFCKKSKFIIHQRTHTGEKPYECNQCGKSFCQKGTLTVHQRTHTGEKPYECNECGKTFYQKLHLIQHQRTHSGEKPYECSYCGKSFCQKTHLTQHQRTHSGERPYVCHDCGKTFSQKSALNDHQKIHTGVKLYKCNECGKCFCRKSTLTTHQRTHTGEKPYECNECGKFFSRLSYLTVHYRTHSGEKPYECNECGKTFYLNSALMRHQRVHTGEKPYECNECGKLFSQLSYLTIHHRTHSGVKPYECNECGKTFYQNSALCRHRRIHKGEKPYECYICGKFFSQMSYLTIHHRIHSGEKPYECNECGKTFCQNSALNRHQRTHTGEKAYECYECGKFFSQMSYLTIHHRIHSGEKPFECNECGKAFSRMSYLTVHYRTHSGEKPYECNECGKKFYHKSAFNSHQRIHRRGSVNVLDVGRLL from the exons ATGAGGTGGGGATTTCTGAGACGTCCCCTAACGTGTGGGCGCTTAGACTTACGGGAAACAGAGTCCGGGTATTGGTCCCGCTCTCGAGGTGGGCTCTGTCAGGCGCACCGCCGGCGTCGTCCTGCGCATGTGCAGCTCGTCCAGTGTGCGTGTTCGCGCACGCGCAGTGCCGCCGCGCCGCTCTCGCTTCCTGTCCGTGCCCAGGTCACCGCTGGCCGTGCTTCCCAGGCTTCGGCCTCAGGCGGGCAAGGAACCCTGGGCCTGCGGGGCTGCACGCCGTCCGTCCGGGCCGGCACCCAGCGGGCGCCGAGCTGTGCGGGCCGGGCGGAGTCTCGAGCGGAGACCCCCAAGCGCGAGCCCCGGAGCCCGCGGGCTGGGCCGGAGTggccgggcgggcggcggcggcggcgcagaGCGTTGGGATCGGGCCCGGCCCGTTTGCACCCGCGGCGGCCCGGCCGAGGCTCGCGGTACGGCGAGGCCCCAGGCGGCCGATTCGGGCCCCGAGAGGGTCTTCGGCCCGAAGTGAACTTGTCCCGGAGGCTCAGATCCGGCTCCTCCGGAACGGCGGCCCCGGGAGGCGCCGCGCCAGCTCCGGAGCCCTCGGGAGCCTCGGGGCAGCTCGGCAGGTCCCGACGAG gtCTGCCCCTACTTTCATTGTTGCCCATGTTTTTACAAGAGGAGCAGAAGATGAGTAGATCTGTG GGGCCAGTGTCATTCAGGGATGTGGCCGTGGACTTCACCCAGGAGGAGTGGCAGTATCTGGATCCTGAGCAGAAGACCACCTACCGGgacgtgatgctggagaactacaGCCACCTCGTCTCTGTGG GCTGTCACATTATCAAACCGGAAGTTATCATCAAGTTGGAACAAGGAGAAGAGCCATGGATAGTAGAAGGAGAATTCCTACCACACAGTTACCCAG AAGAAGTCTGGAAAGCCGATGACCTGGTTGAAAGGGTCCAGGAGAATGAAGGCAAACATTCAAGGCAAGCTGTGTCCATCAACAAAACCCCGACTGAAGAGAGAGGTAATGTTCTCGGTAAGACTTTAAATGTGGAAACGAACCCCATTCCTTCAAGGAAAATGTCCTATAAGTGTGGCTCATGTGAAAAGAGTTTGAAGTCCATTTCAGAATATATCAGTAGTGATGGCAGCTATGCAAGAAGGAAGCCTGACGAATGTGGTGCGTGTGGGAAACCGTTTCCCCGTGTGAAGCTTGAGAAAACTCATCCAGGAGACCAATCTTACGAATTTAATCAAAGTGGGGGAGCTTATAGTCTAAACGAAGAAAGTATTTATCAGAACATTCATATTTTGGGGAAACCCTTCGAATATATTGAATGCCAGAAAGCCTTTCAGAAGGATCCAGGTTTTGCTAACCATATGGAGGAGAAGCCCTATAAGTGGAATGAATCCGAAATAGCCTTTCTTCAAATGTCCAACCTCAGTGTACACCAGAGGTCTCACATGGAAATGAAGCCCTACGAATGCAGTGCATGTGGGAAATCCTTCTGTAAAAAGTCAAAGTTTATCATACACCAGAGgactcacacaggagagaaaccttatgaatgtaatCAGTGTGGGAAATCCTTCTGCCAGAAGGGAACCCTCACCGTCCATCAgcgcacacacacaggggagaagcccTACGAATGTAACGAATGTGGGAAAACCTTCTACCAGAAGTTGCACCTCATTCAGCATCAGAGAACTCACTCAGGAGAGAAGCCCTACGAATGTAGTTACTGTGGGAAATCCTTCTGCCAGAAGACCCACCTCACACAGCACCAGAGAACACATTCAGGAGAGAGACCCTACGTCTGTCACGACTGTGGGAAAACCTTCTCCCAGAAGTCAGCACTGAACGACCACCAGAAGATTCACACGGGCGTGAAACTCTATAAGTGTAACGAGTGCGGGAAGTGCTTCTGCCGCAAGTCTACTCTCACCACACACCAGCGCACGCACACCGGGGAGAAGCCCTACGAATGTAACGAGTGCGGGAAGTTCTTCTCTCGGCTGTCCTATCTCACTGTGCACTACAGGACTCACTCAGGAGAGAAGCCCTACGAGTGTAATGAGTGCGGGAAGACCTTTTACCTGAACTCCGCCCTCATGCGGCATCAACGAGTGCACACCGGGGAGAAGCCCTACGAATGTAACGAGTGCGGGAAGCTCTTCTCTCAGCTGTCGTACCTCACCATCCACCACAGGACTCATTCAGGAGTGAAGCCCTACGAATGTAACGAGTGTGGGAAGACCTTCTACCAGAACTCGGCCCTTTGCAGGCACCGGAGAATCCATAAAGGAGAGAAGCCCTACGAGTGTTACATATGTGGGAAGTTCTTCTCTCAGATGTCGTACCTCACCATCCACCATCGGATCCATTCAGGAGAGAAACCGTATGAATGTAACGAGTGTGGGAAAACCTTCTGCCAGAATTCAGCCCTTAATAGACATCAGAGGACACACACGGGAGAGAAAGCCTATGAGTGTTACGAATGT